A window of Roseovarius sp. THAF27 contains these coding sequences:
- the ruvX gene encoding Holliday junction resolvase RuvX: protein MIVEDFAEFAAALPGFRALLGLDLGTKTIGVASSDALLSSANPVETVKRTKFTADADRLLAIAADRTAAGLILGLPRNMDGSEGPRCQSTRAFARNLAARTDLPIGFWDERLSTVAAERALIEADLTRKRRAEVIDAVAAAYILQGALDRIRHLKAET, encoded by the coding sequence ATGATCGTCGAGGACTTCGCCGAATTCGCCGCCGCCCTGCCCGGCTTCCGCGCGCTCCTGGGCCTCGACCTCGGCACCAAGACCATCGGCGTCGCGTCATCCGATGCGCTTCTCTCCTCCGCCAACCCGGTCGAGACCGTCAAGCGTACCAAATTCACCGCCGACGCCGACCGCCTGCTGGCCATCGCCGCCGACCGCACCGCCGCCGGGCTCATCCTCGGCCTGCCCCGCAACATGGACGGCTCCGAAGGCCCGCGCTGTCAATCCACCCGCGCTTTCGCCCGCAACCTCGCCGCGCGCACCGATCTGCCCATCGGCTTCTGGGACGAGCGCCTCTCGACCGTTGCGGCAGAAAGAGCACTGATCGAGGCCGATTTGACCCGAAAGCGTCGCGCAGAGGTGATCGACGCCGTCGCGGCGGCGTATATCCTGCAAGGAGCGCTGGACCGAATCCGCCACCTGAAAGCCGAGACATGA
- the dusA gene encoding tRNA dihydrouridine(20/20a) synthase DusA: protein MTDASRLSVAPMMDWTDRHCRFLHRQLSRNALLYTEMVTAPALVRGGALHLLDHAAEEHPVALQLGGSEPGELAQAAALGAGAGYDEINLNVGCPSDRVQSGTFGAVLMKQPGLVAESCAAMIGAVDTEVTVKCRIGVDDQDVETVLPDFLERVSAVGVRRFTIHARKAWLQGLSPKENRDIPPLDYALVARMKDRFPDLHISLNGGVETLDEAVGHLEAGFDGVMLGRAAYHRPAEILGAADRRVFGETGPDRTGEDAVHAMLPYIENHLISGGKLHQVTRHMLGLFAGQPGARAWRRVLSEGATKPGAGTALLEEALAQVTGVAA from the coding sequence ATGACTGATGCTTCCCGTCTGTCCGTTGCACCGATGATGGATTGGACCGATCGTCATTGCCGGTTCCTGCATCGGCAATTGTCGCGGAACGCCTTGCTGTACACCGAGATGGTGACCGCGCCGGCATTGGTGCGAGGGGGGGCGCTGCACCTGCTGGACCATGCCGCGGAGGAGCATCCGGTTGCGCTGCAACTGGGCGGATCGGAACCGGGCGAACTGGCGCAGGCGGCGGCGCTGGGGGCCGGGGCGGGGTATGACGAGATCAACCTCAACGTCGGATGCCCCAGCGACCGGGTGCAGTCGGGGACCTTCGGGGCGGTGCTGATGAAGCAGCCAGGTCTGGTGGCGGAGTCCTGCGCGGCGATGATCGGGGCGGTGGACACCGAGGTGACGGTGAAATGCCGGATCGGCGTGGATGACCAGGATGTCGAGACGGTGTTGCCGGACTTCCTCGAGCGGGTCAGCGCGGTGGGCGTCCGACGGTTCACCATCCATGCACGCAAGGCGTGGTTGCAAGGGCTGAGCCCCAAGGAAAACAGGGACATACCGCCCCTGGACTATGCCTTGGTTGCCCGGATGAAGGATCGGTTTCCGGACCTGCACATCTCGCTCAACGGCGGGGTGGAGACGCTGGACGAGGCGGTGGGTCACCTGGAGGCCGGGTTCGACGGCGTGATGCTGGGGCGGGCGGCTTACCATCGGCCGGCGGAGATTCTGGGGGCGGCGGATCGGCGAGTGTTCGGCGAGACCGGACCGGACCGGACGGGCGAGGACGCGGTGCATGCCATGCTGCCATACATCGAAAATCATTTGATATCAGGCGGTAAGCTGCACCAGGTGACGCGGCATATGCTGGGGCTTTTCGCCGGTCAGCCGGGCGCGCGGGCGTGGCGGCGGGTGTTGTCGGAAGGCGCGACGAAACCGGGGGCCGGGACGGCGCTGCTGGAGGAGGCGCTGGCGCAGGTGACGGGGGTTGCCGCGTGA
- a CDS encoding plasmid pRiA4b ORF-3 family protein, which translates to MYKPANAVRLHVSLAEIDPPIWRRLVVPSDWTLDRLHLVLQVAFSWTDSHLHEFRIGGLRYGDPDQLEDGFGGPQTFDYTGVRLANFTGQDLTFTYLYDIGDDWTHVIRIEEWLSLDPLPRHAECTEGARARPPEDVGGPWSYADFLDTIRDPNHKDHSSNLRCAGGHFDPDWFDIDLINKDLRNTFRKNTSRRLHQPKPKPSGR; encoded by the coding sequence TTGTACAAGCCCGCGAATGCCGTCCGCCTGCATGTCTCTCTGGCGGAGATTGACCCGCCGATCTGGCGGCGACTTGTCGTGCCGTCGGACTGGACGCTCGACAGGCTGCATCTGGTGCTGCAGGTCGCGTTCAGCTGGACCGACAGCCATCTGCATGAGTTCCGGATCGGCGGGTTGCGCTATGGTGACCCCGATCAGCTCGAGGATGGATTCGGGGGCCCGCAGACCTTCGACTACACCGGGGTCAGGCTGGCGAATTTCACCGGCCAGGATCTGACCTTCACCTACCTCTACGACATTGGGGATGACTGGACCCATGTGATCCGGATCGAGGAGTGGCTATCCCTCGATCCCCTGCCCCGCCACGCAGAATGCACCGAAGGTGCCCGTGCCCGGCCGCCCGAGGACGTCGGCGGCCCCTGGTCCTATGCCGATTTCCTCGACACCATCCGCGATCCGAACCATAAGGACCACAGCTCCAACCTTCGCTGTGCCGGCGGGCATTTCGATCCGGACTGGTTCGACATCGACCTCATCAACAAGGATCTGCGCAACACCTTCCGCAAGAATACCAGCCGACGCCTGCATCAGCCCAAGCCAAAGCCTTCTGGTCGGTGA
- a CDS encoding H-NS family nucleoid-associated regulatory protein, translating into MTDIDLNALSLPELKQLQENVAKAIVSFEARRKAEARAKVDDLARELGFSFDELAEAAPTRKRAASAPKYRHLENAEITWSGRGRKPAWVAEALASGKSLDDFAI; encoded by the coding sequence ATGACGGATATCGATCTTAACGCCTTGTCGCTCCCCGAGCTGAAGCAGTTGCAAGAGAATGTTGCGAAGGCCATCGTGAGTTTCGAGGCCCGTCGCAAGGCCGAAGCCCGCGCCAAGGTGGACGACTTGGCCCGCGAACTCGGTTTCAGTTTCGACGAGCTTGCGGAAGCCGCTCCCACCCGGAAACGCGCAGCATCTGCGCCGAAGTACCGCCATCTGGAAAACGCCGAAATCACCTGGTCTGGCCGCGGACGCAAACCGGCATGGGTTGCGGAGGCCCTAGCTTCGGGAAAATCGCTAGACGATTTTGCGATTTGA
- a CDS encoding zinc ABC transporter substrate-binding protein produces MFHDAYQYFENRFDFPASGSITLGDASDPSAARIEEIQQKVAELGVNCAFTEPQFNPDLVTTVFRGTDAQTGVMDPLGADLEPGKDLYPQLLRSLASSLTDCLG; encoded by the coding sequence GTGTTCCATGATGCCTACCAGTATTTCGAGAACCGATTCGACTTCCCGGCGAGCGGCTCAATTACCCTCGGCGACGCCTCGGATCCCAGCGCAGCGCGGATCGAAGAAATCCAGCAGAAGGTTGCCGAGCTGGGTGTCAACTGCGCTTTCACCGAACCGCAATTCAATCCCGACCTCGTCACCACGGTTTTCCGGGGCACCGACGCCCAGACAGGCGTGATGGATCCACTGGGCGCAGATCTCGAACCTGGCAAGGACCTCTACCCGCAGCTGCTGCGCAGCCTCGCGTCCAGCTTGACGGACTGCCTCGGCTGA
- a CDS encoding sarcosine oxidase subunit delta: MLILECPYCGVKGEETEFAGGGEAHLKRFGPDSSDDDFHAYLFKRENPKGVHLERWRHTNGCGKWFHAARNTVTLEVYGTYSAQTTEPPKDIKDKISAKVPGWSWREFS; the protein is encoded by the coding sequence ATGCTGATCCTGGAATGTCCCTATTGCGGGGTGAAGGGCGAGGAAACCGAGTTCGCGGGGGGCGGCGAGGCGCATCTGAAGCGTTTCGGGCCGGACTCCAGCGATGACGATTTCCACGCCTACCTGTTCAAGCGCGAGAACCCCAAGGGTGTGCACCTGGAACGCTGGCGGCACACCAACGGTTGCGGCAAGTGGTTTCACGCCGCGCGCAACACGGTGACGCTGGAGGTGTACGGGACCTATTCGGCGCAGACCACCGAGCCGCCGAAGGACATCAAGGACAAGATCTCGGCGAAGGTGCCGGGCTGGAGCTGGAGAGAGTTTTCATGA
- a CDS encoding tyrosine-type recombinase/integrase, with protein MDETYVGCHEVDPTFLIDLARALKKEGRSAATVNNYMQHLYGLFTVAETAYKIPLKYEDMQNAMRTLRKLKIVGKANKRDRRPTLGELNVLMGEAIARSSRSNAAPLHKIIAFAIASSRRLSEITRIRWADINYEDKKILVRDMKHPGQKKGNDVWVLLSDEALQVIKSMPKVDEKIFPYASDSLSTAFTRLVGRFEGIEDLHFHDLRHEAISRAFEMGWLDLPGFGGERLAHFAGLSLECYRALEAER; from the coding sequence ATGGATGAGACTTATGTTGGCTGCCACGAGGTTGATCCAACATTTCTCATTGATCTTGCACGCGCTTTGAAAAAAGAGGGCCGGTCCGCCGCAACCGTCAACAATTACATGCAGCATTTATATGGCCTCTTCACCGTTGCAGAAACGGCCTACAAGATCCCTCTAAAATACGAGGATATGCAGAACGCGATGAGGACGCTTCGCAAACTCAAGATCGTCGGGAAGGCCAATAAGCGCGATAGACGGCCGACGCTCGGAGAATTGAACGTCCTGATGGGAGAGGCCATCGCTCGATCCTCGCGAAGTAATGCCGCTCCGCTACACAAGATCATTGCTTTCGCAATTGCGTCCTCGCGCCGGCTTTCGGAAATTACAAGAATTCGATGGGCCGATATTAACTACGAAGATAAGAAAATCCTTGTCCGTGATATGAAACATCCCGGTCAGAAGAAAGGCAATGACGTCTGGGTGCTGCTCAGCGACGAAGCGCTCCAAGTCATCAAGTCAATGCCGAAGGTCGACGAAAAAATCTTTCCGTATGCATCTGATAGTCTGTCAACCGCATTTACTCGTCTTGTTGGACGCTTCGAAGGTATTGAAGATCTACACTTTCATGATCTTCGACACGAAGCGATATCTCGAGCCTTCGAAATGGGCTGGTTGGACTTGCCCGGTTTTGGTGGAGAGCGTTTAGCTCACTTCGCGGGCCTTTCGCTCGAATGCTATCGGGCTTTGGAAGCCGAGCGATGA
- a CDS encoding DUF1289 domain-containing protein, giving the protein MNDSPVWNRNEIESPCVRICVVHPEARICTGCYRTIDEIGRWSRMTPQERRAVMADLPDRAATLTKRRGGRAARLKRG; this is encoded by the coding sequence ATGAACGACAGCCCCGTCTGGAACCGCAACGAGATCGAAAGCCCCTGCGTGCGCATCTGCGTCGTCCACCCCGAGGCGCGGATCTGCACGGGCTGCTATCGCACCATCGACGAGATCGGCCGCTGGTCCAGGATGACGCCCCAGGAACGCCGCGCGGTCATGGCCGACCTTCCCGACCGCGCCGCCACCCTGACCAAGCGCCGCGGGGGACGCGCCGCCCGTCTGAAGCGCGGCTGA
- a CDS encoding IS3 family transposase (programmed frameshift), with protein sequence MGHGNRPTPEFRREAVRLALTSGRTRREIAEDLGIGLSTLTRWLSRERDAGGPVEASVDLHAELKRLRRENAVLKQERDILKKAATFFAKDKSMSFAFIEAEKASFPIRRMCHVLGVSQSGFFAWRDRSACHRQQQDMIHLAHIRTAFELSNGTYGSPRMHRDLVDEGLKIGRHRTARLMRENQLIARQKRRFKRTTDSEHAWPVAPNLVAQGFAADCPDRKWGADISYIWTAEGWLYLAIVLDLFSRRVVGWATSDRLKRDLAIAALRHALAARNPEPGLVHHSDRGSQYCSVDYQARLRKRGILISMSGRGNCYDNSMVETFFKTIKSELIWPVAWKSRQQAENAIARYIDGFYNPVRRHSSLGFQSPIAFERKAREVS encoded by the exons ATGGGACACGGAAACAGACCGACGCCGGAGTTCCGGCGTGAAGCGGTGCGGCTGGCGCTGACCAGCGGCCGGACGCGACGGGAGATCGCGGAAGATCTGGGGATCGGGCTTTCGACACTGACGCGATGGCTCAGTCGCGAGCGGGACGCTGGTGGGCCGGTCGAGGCATCGGTCGATCTGCACGCGGAGCTGAAGCGGTTGCGACGCGAGAACGCGGTTCTGAAGCAGGAGCGCGACATCTTAAAAAAGGCCGCAACCTTCTTCGCGAAAGAC AAGTCGATGAGCTTCGCTTTCATAGAGGCGGAGAAGGCCAGCTTCCCGATCCGGCGAATGTGTCATGTTCTCGGTGTCAGCCAGAGCGGGTTCTTCGCTTGGCGGGACCGCTCTGCCTGTCATCGCCAGCAGCAGGACATGATCCATCTTGCCCACATTCGAACGGCCTTTGAGCTGTCGAACGGGACCTACGGCAGTCCCCGCATGCACCGCGACCTCGTCGATGAGGGGCTCAAGATAGGGCGGCACCGCACGGCACGACTGATGCGCGAGAACCAGTTGATCGCGCGGCAAAAGCGGCGCTTTAAACGGACGACGGACAGTGAACATGCCTGGCCTGTGGCGCCCAACCTCGTGGCACAAGGTTTCGCGGCGGACTGTCCGGACAGGAAGTGGGGGGCGGACATCTCCTACATCTGGACGGCAGAGGGCTGGCTTTACCTTGCCATTGTCTTGGACCTCTTCTCGCGCCGCGTCGTCGGTTGGGCCACGAGTGATCGTCTGAAGCGTGACCTCGCCATCGCAGCCCTGCGCCATGCTCTGGCCGCTCGCAACCCTGAGCCAGGACTGGTTCACCATTCCGACCGCGGATCGCAATACTGCTCGGTGGACTATCAGGCGCGGCTCCGCAAACGTGGCATCTTGATCTCGATGAGCGGGCGCGGGAACTGCTATGACAACTCAATGGTGGAAACGTTCTTCAAAACCATCAAGTCGGAGCTGATCTGGCCGGTCGCCTGGAAATCCCGCCAACAGGCCGAAAACGCCATCGCCAGATACATCGACGGGTTCTACAATCCCGTCAGACGCCATTCATCGCTCGGCTTCCAAAGCCCGATAGCATTCGAGCGAAAGGCCCGCGAAGTGAGCTAA
- a CDS encoding sarcosine oxidase subunit beta family protein codes for MKRYSAFAVAKEALKYHMGWERAWASPEPKKKYDAIIIGAGGHGLATAYYLGKNHGIKNVAILEKGWLGGGNTGRNTTIIRSNYLQDASAAMYEKSRSLYETLSQDLNYNIMFSPRGVIMLAQTQHEVRGYERTAHANALQGVKTEFISPSRVKELCPIINLEGPRYPVLGGLWQARGGTARHDAVAWGYARACSAMGMDVIQKCEVTSIQTEGGKVKGVSTNRGDIACDKLGIVVAGHSGHLADMAGFRLPIESVALQALVSEPIKPCMDVVVMANTVHGYMSQSDKGEMVIGGGADGYNNYTQRGSFHHIEETVRALIETFPMISRLKMLRQWGGIVDMTGDRSPILSKTPVDNVFINCGWGTGGFKAIPGSGWGFAELMAKGYSPLTAEFGLERFYEGRFIDESVAAGVAH; via the coding sequence ATGAAACGTTATTCCGCCTTTGCCGTCGCGAAAGAAGCGCTGAAATATCACATGGGATGGGAGCGGGCCTGGGCCTCGCCGGAGCCCAAGAAGAAGTACGATGCGATCATCATCGGCGCGGGCGGGCACGGGTTGGCAACGGCCTATTACCTGGGCAAGAACCACGGCATCAAGAACGTGGCGATCCTGGAAAAAGGCTGGCTGGGCGGTGGCAACACGGGCCGGAACACGACGATCATCCGCTCGAACTACCTGCAGGATGCGTCGGCGGCGATGTACGAGAAATCGCGCAGCCTTTATGAGACGCTGAGCCAGGATCTGAACTATAACATCATGTTCAGCCCGCGCGGGGTGATCATGCTGGCGCAGACCCAGCACGAGGTGCGGGGATACGAGCGGACGGCGCACGCGAACGCCTTGCAGGGGGTGAAGACCGAGTTCATCAGCCCCAGCCGCGTCAAGGAGCTGTGCCCGATCATCAACCTGGAGGGCCCGCGTTACCCGGTGCTGGGCGGGCTGTGGCAGGCGCGCGGCGGGACCGCGCGGCACGATGCGGTGGCCTGGGGCTATGCGCGGGCGTGCTCGGCCATGGGGATGGACGTGATCCAGAAATGCGAAGTGACCAGCATTCAGACCGAGGGCGGCAAGGTCAAGGGTGTGAGCACCAACCGTGGCGATATCGCCTGTGACAAGCTGGGCATCGTGGTGGCGGGACATTCGGGGCATCTGGCCGATATGGCCGGGTTCCGCCTGCCGATCGAATCCGTTGCATTGCAGGCGCTGGTTTCCGAGCCGATCAAGCCTTGCATGGACGTGGTGGTGATGGCCAACACGGTGCATGGCTACATGAGCCAGTCCGACAAGGGCGAAATGGTGATCGGTGGCGGCGCTGATGGGTACAACAACTATACCCAGCGGGGCAGCTTCCATCATATCGAGGAGACGGTGCGGGCGCTGATCGAGACCTTCCCGATGATTTCGCGGCTGAAGATGCTGCGGCAATGGGGCGGGATCGTGGACATGACCGGGGACCGTTCGCCCATCCTGTCGAAGACGCCGGTCGACAATGTGTTCATCAACTGCGGCTGGGGCACGGGCGGATTCAAGGCGATCCCGGGCAGTGGCTGGGGCTTTGCCGAGCTGATGGCGAAGGGCTATTCGCCGCTGACGGCCGAATTCGGGCTGGAGCGGTTCTACGAGGGCCGGTTCATCGACGAAAGCGTCGCCGCGGGGGTCGCGCACTGA
- the ccmI gene encoding c-type cytochrome biogenesis protein CcmI gives MTFWVLAIALGLACAAILGLVLIRGRVGDAPPAAYDLQVYRDQLREVDRDLARGVITPEDAERTRSEVSRRILAADAQLQATGAAGAQPALVGKLFAALALLGLVGGAGWLYTQMGTPGYSDLPRTARLAASDAARANRLPQAEAEARFNASQPVTPDMGEADPQYLELMDRLREAVESRPDELQGYILLARNEAALGNLSAAAKAKTRVIELKGNAATAADYAELSDMMVSAAGGYVSDEAAEAIRAALARDPKEPRARYYMGLYMIQVDRPDIAFRTWDGLLRESAPDAPWTALIRPRIEELAWRAGVNRYEPPAQNAAPGPSQGDIDAAGDMSAEDRATMIRGMVDRLATRIDETGGTPDEWVRLSNAYAVLGDFDAVRDLIARAQERFDDPTVIDTITNAAKQAGYSE, from the coding sequence ATGACATTCTGGGTGCTCGCCATCGCCTTGGGCCTCGCCTGCGCCGCCATCCTCGGGCTGGTGCTGATCCGTGGCCGCGTCGGCGACGCGCCGCCTGCCGCCTACGACCTCCAAGTCTACCGCGACCAGCTACGGGAGGTCGACCGCGACCTCGCCCGCGGCGTCATCACCCCCGAGGACGCCGAGCGCACCCGCTCGGAGGTCTCCCGCCGCATCCTCGCCGCCGACGCCCAGCTTCAGGCCACGGGCGCGGCCGGCGCCCAGCCCGCGCTGGTGGGCAAGCTCTTCGCCGCCCTCGCCCTTCTCGGCCTCGTCGGCGGTGCCGGCTGGCTCTATACGCAGATGGGAACACCCGGCTACTCCGACCTGCCCCGCACCGCCCGCCTGGCCGCCTCCGACGCGGCCCGCGCCAACCGCTTGCCCCAGGCCGAGGCCGAAGCGCGCTTCAACGCGTCCCAGCCCGTCACCCCGGACATGGGCGAGGCCGACCCGCAATATCTCGAACTCATGGACCGCCTGCGCGAGGCCGTCGAGAGCCGCCCGGACGAGCTCCAGGGCTACATCCTGCTCGCCCGGAACGAGGCCGCGCTCGGCAATCTCTCCGCCGCCGCCAAGGCCAAGACCCGCGTGATCGAGCTCAAGGGCAACGCCGCCACCGCCGCCGACTATGCCGAGCTTTCGGACATGATGGTCTCCGCCGCCGGCGGCTATGTCTCGGACGAGGCCGCCGAGGCCATCCGCGCCGCCCTCGCCCGCGACCCCAAGGAGCCCCGCGCGCGCTACTACATGGGCCTCTACATGATCCAGGTCGACCGTCCCGACATCGCGTTCCGCACCTGGGACGGCCTCCTGCGCGAAAGCGCCCCCGACGCGCCCTGGACCGCCCTCATCCGCCCCCGGATCGAGGAACTGGCCTGGCGCGCCGGCGTCAACCGCTACGAGCCGCCCGCCCAGAACGCCGCCCCCGGCCCCTCGCAGGGTGACATCGACGCCGCCGGCGACATGAGCGCCGAGGACCGCGCCACCATGATCCGCGGCATGGTCGACCGCCTCGCCACCCGCATCGACGAAACCGGCGGCACGCCGGATGAATGGGTGCGCCTGTCGAACGCCTACGCCGTCCTGGGCGATTTCGACGCCGTGCGCGACCTCATCGCCCGCGCGCAGGAGCGCTTCGACGATCCCACCGTGATCGACACCATCACCAACGCCGCCAAGCAGGCCGGTTACTCCGAATGA